In Acidobacteriota bacterium, the DNA window GTTCGTCGCCGACATGAGCGGCGTGTGGAGGAGCGGCGGGACGCGGGAGATGACCTGATAGCCGAGGAAGGCGGCCAGCACGAAGACGTACAGGCCGGCGATGAGGATTTCGTTCATCGGGAGGCTCCGGCAGGCGCGGCCGGCGCAAGGAGCGCGGCGACGCGGGGATTCACGGCTTTGCCGTCGTGAACGGCGCAGGCGCCGGCCACGACGTCGTCGCTCAGGTTGACGGTGAGCGCCCCGCCCTCGCCCACGAGGAGCTTGAGGAACGCGGCGACGTTTCGCGCGTAGAGCTGGCTGGCGTGGAGCGGCACCGTGGCCGCGAGGTTCAGCGGCGCGAGGATCGCGACGCCGTTCACGAGGGTGTTCTCGCCCGGCCGTGTGAGCGCCGTATTGCCGCCCGTAGGTGCGGCGAGATCGACGATGACGGCGCCGGCCTTCATCCCGCGGACGGCGTCTTCGTCGAGCATGAGAGGCGCCTTGCGGCCGGGGACCTGCGCGGTGGTGATCACGAGGTCGGCGTCCTTCACGCGCGCGGCGACGAGGTCCCGTCCGCGTTTGAGCGCCTCGGGCGAGAGCTCGACGGCGTAGCCGCCGGCGTCCTGCGTCTGGATGCCGCCGAGGTCGACGTCGAGGAAGCGTGCGCCGAGGGAGCGGACCTCCTCGCCCGCCGCCTGGCGGACGTCGTACGCCTCGACGTTCGCGCCGAGGCGTCGCGCCGTGGCAATCGCCATGAGACCCGCGACGCCCGCGCCCACCACGACGACCTTCGCGGGTGGGACGGTGCCGGCGGCGGTCATGAGGAGTGGAAACATCTTCGGGAGGCGCACGGCGGCGATGAGGACGGCCTTGTAGCCGGCGATCGTCGCCATGGACGAGAGCGCGTCCATCGACTGTGCGCGCGTCGTCCGCGGGACGAGCTCCATCGCGAAGGCGGTGACGCCGGCGTCGAGGAAGGGACGAAGCTCTTCCGGCTCGTCCAGCGGCCGGAGGAAGCCGATGACCGCGGCGCCCTTCCGGAGCTGGGCGACATCGGCCGGGTCCGGCCGATTCACGCAGGCGAGAACGTCGGCCTCGGCGAGGAGCGCCGCCCGGTCTCGCTGCACAACGGCGCCGGCGGCGGTGAATTCGGCGTCGGGGAAGCCGGCCTCGAGGCCCGCTTCGGCCTCGACGACGACGGAGAATCCGGACGCAACGAGCTTCTTGACGGTGTCGGGGGCCAGGGCGACGCGCCGCTCGTCGGAGCGCGTCTCCTTCGGAATGGATACCTTCATGCGGGTTGCGATGATACAGAAGCGCCGTCGGGGAGCCGGATCGGCGCTCGACGGGCGCGGCCGGGGGGCCCCGCCGGCGATCCGCCCATGATGCGGACGTTTCATTGCACGGGGTTCCCGTTGACCCGATCCTTATGCAGGAGAGCCTCGCGAGGCCGCTCGAGAGGATCGTAAGCATGACCACTGAACCTGTGACCCGGCGCTACGAGATGGTCAACGTGCGACAGGGCTACCTGATCATCGAGCAGGAGAACCACACTTTCGCCCGGCGCTCCTATTTCGCTGCAGAGCGGACCCCGCCCCTGGAGGAGTACCGCGAGGGCAATCAGTTCTGGAAGCCCCACGAGGCGGCGCAGACCTTCCAGTTCGACGTCCGTGACACGACGACCGGCGAGGTGGTGCCGTTCGGCGAGCTCGTGGGACTTCTCTATTACGCCTGCTGCGCCAAGGGCACCGCCGTGCATCAGATGGGGGACCTGGCTCACGATCAGCAGATCTCGCTCTACGTGGCGATCACCACCGAAGGCGCGGAGGACTCCGGGCCTCTGACCCACGAAAAGGTCCGGGTCCTGAACGCGCTCTTCAACGGGCGCCTGACAGGCGCCCCGGAAGAAGGTGCAATCCTGCCCGACCTCTTCGGCCTCCACCGGCAGATCACCTACGCGCAGGTCGCGATCGACTTCGGCCTCGTCCATGGAATGAGGAGCACAGGATGAAGATTCAGGAACTCGCGGAGCGGCTCGAGCTGAAGGCGGCCACGAAAGTCTTCGATCGGGACGTGACGGGCGTCTACATCTCGGACATGGTGAGCGATGTGATTGCCAACGCGAAGGCGGGCGATCTGCTCGTCACGGCGCAGGCGCACGCCAACGTGATCGCGGCTGCGAACCTCGTCGACAACTGCGCCGTCGTCATCACCCAGGGCAAGACCCTCGCCGACGACGTCGTGAAGATGGCGAGAAGGCCGAGATCGTGTTCACCACGGCCTTGAATCGCTGGCAGATGGCCACGAAGCTGTATGAGGCCGGCATCCGCTAGGCGGCCGCCCTCGGATGCGCCCCACGGTGTGGGCATGCCTCTCGCGGAGATCGTCACGCTCCTCGAATGTACGGAGCTGCTGACGCCTGACGGGGCTCTGGGTCGGAAGGTTTCCGGCTGCTTCGCCGCGGACCTCATGAGCGAGGTCCTGGCCTTCAGCGGGCACGGGGCGCTCCTCGTCACCGGGCTGACCAACCTCCGGGCGAGCGCACACCGCCGAGGTGGTTGACCCGGGCCATCCTCTACGTCAACGGCAAGCGCCCCGACGAACAGGTGATGGCCCTGGCCC includes these proteins:
- a CDS encoding NAD(P) transhydrogenase subunit alpha yields the protein MKVSIPKETRSDERRVALAPDTVKKLVASGFSVVVEAEAGLEAGFPDAEFTAAGAVVQRDRAALLAEADVLACVNRPDPADVAQLRKGAAVIGFLRPLDEPEELRPFLDAGVTAFAMELVPRTTRAQSMDALSSMATIAGYKAVLIAAVRLPKMFPLLMTAAGTVPPAKVVVVGAGVAGLMAIATARRLGANVEAYDVRQAAGEEVRSLGARFLDVDLGGIQTQDAGGYAVELSPEALKRGRDLVAARVKDADLVITTAQVPGRKAPLMLDEDAVRGMKAGAVIVDLAAPTGGNTALTRPGENTLVNGVAILAPLNLAATVPLHASQLYARNVAAFLKLLVGEGGALTVNLSDDVVAGACAVHDGKAVNPRVAALLAPAAPAGASR